The Opitutales bacterium ASA1 genome window below encodes:
- a CDS encoding RES family NAD+ phosphorylase, giving the protein MSKEEDWNDPVPVLVDVDWPEVVRIIPSRFPPVNVFEGIYDTPDEMETAFAIEALTNKRLRQEVGELRLVAPEDRVWGPGASVVMACFTHIGRPSRFSDGGFGVYYAAESLATAIAETKHHRERFLAATDEEDLEITMRAYVGRVQRPLLDLRDGHFERLLDRDDYRVPQLAGRTWREAGHWGVVYPSVRRPGGECIAAFRPPAVTLPVPSQHLRYVWNQRAGRITHVFGVEPVG; this is encoded by the coding sequence ATGAGCAAAGAGGAAGATTGGAACGACCCCGTGCCGGTCTTGGTCGACGTCGACTGGCCTGAGGTCGTGAGGATCATCCCGAGTCGCTTTCCGCCGGTGAACGTCTTCGAGGGCATCTACGACACGCCCGACGAGATGGAGACTGCCTTCGCGATCGAGGCGCTGACCAACAAACGCCTCCGCCAAGAGGTGGGCGAACTCCGACTCGTCGCGCCCGAGGATCGCGTTTGGGGTCCGGGAGCAAGCGTCGTCATGGCGTGCTTCACGCACATCGGTCGACCGTCGCGTTTCTCGGACGGCGGCTTCGGCGTGTATTACGCGGCGGAGTCGCTCGCGACCGCGATCGCGGAAACCAAACACCACCGCGAGCGCTTCCTGGCCGCGACCGACGAGGAAGACTTGGAGATCACGATGCGCGCCTACGTCGGGCGGGTGCAAAGACCTTTGCTCGATTTGCGCGACGGGCACTTCGAGCGACTTCTGGATCGTGACGACTACCGCGTGCCGCAACTGGCCGGTCGCACATGGCGCGAGGCCGGGCATTGGGGCGTGGTCTATCCCAGCGTGCGTCGGCCGGGTGGGGAGTGCATCGCGGCATTCCGTCCTCCGGCGGTCACGCTGCCGGTGCCTTCGCAGCACCTGCGTTACGTGTGGAATCAGCGCGCGGGGCGCATCACCCACGTCTTCGGCGTCGAGCCAGTCGGGTAG
- the pheS gene encoding phenylalanine--tRNA ligase subunit alpha, giving the protein MQEQLAAILSRAETELPALDNRPAFEAAKARYVGPNGELTAVMKQMGTVPKEQRPAFGKAVNEAKLALQALLDRTLARLEESELAARLGPPIDPTLPCVDGTAGTRHPLTLVRDEICRILGTLGFTVREGPEVETEYYCFDALATPADHPARDLQDTYYLPEYARFGNVSRKADERYLLRVHTSSVQIRTMLAEPPPVRILSPGRVFRRDNADATHSANFHQIEGLVVDRGITVCDLKATLDYLFQSLLGKEAKTRFRPHYFGYTEPSFEVDFSAKHIAKIGKDWVEIMGCGMVDPVVLEEVGLDPQEWSGFAFGLGIERIAMMLYGIDDIRHFYANDTRFLRQFG; this is encoded by the coding sequence ATGCAGGAACAACTCGCTGCGATCCTGAGTCGGGCCGAAACGGAACTGCCCGCGCTCGACAACCGTCCCGCCTTCGAGGCCGCCAAAGCCCGCTACGTCGGACCCAACGGCGAACTCACCGCCGTGATGAAGCAGATGGGCACCGTGCCCAAGGAACAGCGCCCCGCGTTCGGCAAGGCGGTCAACGAGGCCAAGCTCGCGTTGCAGGCACTGCTCGACCGCACGCTCGCGCGGCTCGAGGAGAGCGAACTCGCCGCGCGCCTCGGCCCGCCGATCGATCCGACTCTACCGTGCGTCGACGGCACCGCCGGCACGCGTCACCCGCTCACGCTCGTGCGCGACGAGATCTGCCGCATCCTCGGCACGCTCGGTTTCACTGTGCGCGAAGGCCCCGAAGTCGAAACGGAATACTACTGCTTCGATGCGCTCGCGACGCCGGCCGACCACCCTGCGCGCGACCTGCAGGACACGTATTACCTTCCTGAATACGCTCGCTTCGGCAACGTCTCGCGCAAGGCCGACGAACGTTACCTCCTGCGCGTGCACACCAGCTCGGTGCAGATCCGCACTATGCTCGCCGAGCCTCCTCCGGTGCGCATCCTTTCGCCCGGCCGCGTCTTCCGCCGCGACAACGCCGACGCGACGCACAGCGCCAACTTCCACCAGATCGAAGGCCTCGTGGTCGACCGCGGCATCACCGTGTGCGACCTCAAGGCGACGCTCGACTACCTCTTCCAGTCGCTCCTCGGCAAGGAGGCGAAGACGCGTTTCCGCCCGCACTACTTCGGCTACACCGAGCCGAGCTTCGAGGTCGATTTCTCCGCGAAACACATCGCCAAGATCGGCAAGGACTGGGTCGAGATCATGGGCTGCGGCATGGTCGATCCCGTCGTGCTCGAGGAGGTCGGCCTCGACCCGCAGGAGTGGAGCGGCTTCGCCTTCGGCCTCGGTATCGAGCGCATCGCCATGATGCTCTACGGCATCGACGACATCCGCCACTTCTACGCCAACGACACGCGCTTCCTCCGGCAGTTCGGGTGA
- a CDS encoding SDR family NAD(P)-dependent oxidoreductase: protein MVTSKEKFIVITGATRGLGRALVSEFVAQGHVVAGCGRSTAGVAELRAAFSSPHAFAEVDVADGGEVASWARSVVSGGRVPDLLINNAALMNDPAPLWEVPREQFDALVDVNIKGVANVLRAFVPAMVAAGRGVVVNLSSGWGRSVSAEVAPYCATKWAIEGLSKAVAEEVPRGMAVVPLNPGVIDTDMLRRCWGESAGNYQSPERWARAAAPFLLGLGPRDNGRSLTVPGIETD from the coding sequence ATGGTGACGTCGAAAGAGAAGTTCATCGTGATCACTGGAGCGACGCGCGGGCTGGGACGCGCTTTGGTCTCAGAGTTCGTCGCGCAAGGTCACGTCGTCGCAGGGTGCGGGCGCTCGACCGCCGGTGTCGCGGAGCTGCGCGCGGCGTTTTCGTCACCACATGCGTTCGCCGAAGTCGACGTGGCAGACGGCGGCGAGGTCGCGTCTTGGGCGCGAAGCGTGGTCTCGGGTGGGCGAGTGCCGGATCTGTTGATCAACAACGCGGCGCTGATGAACGATCCCGCGCCGCTTTGGGAAGTGCCGAGGGAGCAGTTCGACGCGCTCGTCGACGTGAACATCAAAGGCGTGGCCAACGTGCTGCGGGCCTTCGTCCCCGCGATGGTCGCGGCCGGTCGCGGGGTGGTGGTGAACCTCAGCTCGGGCTGGGGCCGTTCCGTGTCGGCGGAGGTCGCTCCGTACTGTGCGACGAAGTGGGCGATCGAAGGACTTTCCAAAGCGGTGGCCGAAGAGGTGCCGCGAGGCATGGCCGTGGTTCCGCTCAACCCCGGCGTGATCGACACCGACATGCTGCGGCGATGCTGGGGCGAGAGTGCGGGCAACTACCAAAGCCCGGAACGTTGGGCGCGCGCGGCCGCGCCGTTTCTCCTCGGTCTTGGACCGCGCGACAACGGACGTTCGCTCACGGTCCCCGGTATCGAAACCGACTGA
- a CDS encoding lysophospholipid acyltransferase family protein codes for MFRRILLPRLILWFYRLWSATWRTTIIESPGLTALRAAGTSVLFAHWHRDELAVVQCVRRYRIATMTSRSKDGQLIDFVIRKLGGATSKGSSSRGGSEALRGLLRLMKSGYNGSIAVDGPRGPAFKAKPGAMEISKLARCGVIPTGVASRKRHVFSRSWNQARLPLPFTRVVICFGDPVHFDGLSVDEIRSPAIATRLEERIRACCHRARDEGLRLVGPGTRHPGGFGAPDAPIASVPAV; via the coding sequence ATGTTTCGGCGCATCCTGTTGCCTCGACTGATCCTTTGGTTCTACCGGCTGTGGTCCGCCACGTGGCGCACCACCATCATCGAATCACCGGGCCTCACCGCCCTGCGCGCTGCCGGCACGAGCGTGCTCTTCGCACACTGGCATCGCGACGAACTCGCAGTCGTGCAATGCGTCCGCCGCTACCGGATCGCCACGATGACTTCACGCAGCAAGGACGGGCAGCTGATCGATTTCGTCATCCGCAAACTCGGAGGCGCCACCTCCAAAGGCTCCTCCAGTCGCGGTGGCTCCGAAGCGCTTCGCGGACTCCTGCGACTCATGAAGTCCGGCTACAACGGATCGATCGCCGTCGACGGTCCGCGCGGTCCGGCCTTCAAGGCGAAACCCGGCGCCATGGAGATATCCAAGCTCGCCCGCTGCGGCGTGATCCCGACCGGCGTCGCCAGTCGCAAGAGACACGTCTTCTCGCGTTCGTGGAATCAGGCCCGACTTCCCCTTCCGTTCACGCGCGTCGTGATCTGCTTCGGTGATCCCGTCCACTTCGACGGGCTCTCCGTCGACGAAATCCGCAGCCCCGCGATCGCAACCCGCCTCGAGGAGCGGATTCGCGCCTGCTGCCACCGCGCGCGCGACGAAGGGCTGCGACTCGTCGGTCCCGGCACCCGCCATCCGGGCGGATTCGGCGCGCCCGACGCGCCGATCGCATCCGTACCCGCCGTCTGA
- a CDS encoding MotA/TolQ/ExbB proton channel family protein, whose product MLEILKGAGIFVYPLGLCSLIGAFIIFERLFALRRSAVIPADLADAIVGGRPVSGGERSVLARIIAFSEQHRHDEEAVKAFGRLEVNRMERGFVFLEMIVGAAPLLGLLGTVVGLVQVFGNISTDTGVPNPAAFTKGIALALTTTVIGLTVAIPCLVGSGYLQRRVETYAVQLESLVERLEANLVRLASGRSADARASEVSGREADVAARV is encoded by the coding sequence ATGCTCGAAATCCTCAAAGGGGCCGGAATCTTCGTTTACCCGCTCGGACTGTGTTCGCTCATCGGGGCCTTCATCATCTTCGAGCGCCTCTTCGCCCTGCGTCGGAGCGCGGTGATCCCGGCCGACTTGGCCGACGCGATCGTCGGTGGACGTCCGGTCTCCGGAGGTGAACGCAGCGTGTTGGCGCGGATCATCGCGTTTTCCGAACAGCACCGCCACGACGAGGAGGCGGTGAAGGCGTTCGGGCGACTGGAGGTCAACCGCATGGAACGCGGCTTCGTGTTCCTCGAAATGATCGTCGGCGCAGCACCATTGCTCGGGCTGCTCGGCACGGTGGTCGGCCTCGTGCAGGTGTTCGGCAACATCTCGACCGACACCGGCGTGCCCAACCCTGCGGCGTTCACCAAGGGTATTGCACTCGCGCTGACCACGACCGTGATCGGATTGACGGTAGCGATTCCGTGCCTCGTCGGCAGCGGGTATTTGCAGCGGCGGGTGGAGACGTACGCGGTGCAGCTCGAGTCACTCGTGGAGCGTCTGGAGGCGAATCTCGTCCGGCTCGCGTCGGGTCGGTCGGCCGACGCGCGGGCGTCCGAGGTTTCTGGACGCGAAGCAGACGTCGCCGCGCGCGTATGA
- a CDS encoding response regulator transcription factor translates to MSSAPREFAGIESEQATESAATEGPSRRARVLVVEDHPMVREGMRSLIDGTMDLIVCGEAGTPDAAVEMFRREKPDVVCLDLMLGAVDATPLIGRLRAEEGGARILVLSVKDEEMFAKRCLQAGALGYLMKTESNDALLEGLRKVAAGEVFLSTRIAMMVLNRVHQPVVKGLGTASLSEREGQVFQLMGLALTTRQIAERLGIGIKTVETHRENIKNKLGLPHGAALVYEAMKWVKQTLDGKPSP, encoded by the coding sequence TTGTCCTCAGCGCCACGAGAGTTTGCAGGTATTGAGTCGGAGCAGGCGACCGAGTCGGCTGCGACAGAGGGGCCCTCTCGGCGGGCGCGTGTCCTCGTGGTCGAGGACCATCCGATGGTGCGGGAGGGTATGCGTTCGTTGATCGACGGGACGATGGATTTGATCGTGTGCGGAGAGGCGGGAACACCCGACGCGGCGGTGGAGATGTTTCGTCGGGAGAAGCCCGACGTGGTGTGTCTGGACCTGATGTTGGGTGCGGTGGACGCGACGCCGTTGATCGGTCGATTGCGGGCCGAGGAAGGCGGAGCGAGGATTCTGGTCTTGTCGGTGAAGGACGAGGAGATGTTCGCCAAGCGGTGCCTGCAGGCTGGCGCGCTCGGGTACCTGATGAAGACGGAGAGCAATGATGCTTTGCTGGAGGGCCTGAGAAAAGTGGCTGCGGGCGAGGTGTTCTTGAGTACCCGGATCGCCATGATGGTGCTGAACCGCGTGCATCAACCCGTGGTCAAGGGGCTGGGGACGGCGAGTTTGTCGGAGCGGGAGGGGCAGGTCTTCCAGCTCATGGGGCTGGCACTCACGACGCGCCAGATCGCGGAGCGGCTCGGCATCGGGATCAAGACGGTCGAGACGCATCGGGAGAACATCAAGAACAAGCTCGGTTTGCCGCATGGAGCAGCGCTCGTCTACGAAGCGATGAAGTGGGTGAAGCAGACGTTGGACGGGAAGCCTTCGCCGTGA
- a CDS encoding biopolymer transporter ExbD, giving the protein MSLLVRRRKRPDINIVPLMDVLTILIFFFLVSMQFRERLTLNLTLPKVETAGKNQFETPIILGIDAESRIFFNGKEATDEQLHGLIAAVAEQSLEVPVLLKAHQDTPLQRVTFVMDACRRAGLNNIRLQSR; this is encoded by the coding sequence ATGAGCCTGCTCGTCCGTCGCCGCAAGCGGCCCGACATCAATATCGTGCCGTTGATGGACGTGCTCACGATCCTGATATTCTTTTTTCTCGTGAGCATGCAGTTCCGCGAACGGCTCACGCTCAACCTCACGCTTCCGAAGGTGGAGACGGCCGGCAAGAATCAGTTCGAGACGCCGATCATCCTCGGGATCGACGCGGAGAGCCGGATCTTCTTCAACGGCAAGGAGGCCACCGACGAGCAGTTGCACGGACTGATCGCGGCCGTGGCCGAACAGTCTTTGGAGGTGCCGGTGTTGTTGAAGGCTCACCAAGACACACCATTGCAGCGCGTCACGTTCGTGATGGACGCGTGTCGCCGCGCGGGTCTGAACAACATCCGGTTGCAGTCGCGCTGA
- a CDS encoding LysR family transcriptional regulator, which produces MPREYQFAFELRHLVYFREVARQLHFRKAADALAIAQPALSRQIRQLEEAMGADLFRRNSRSVELTPAGEALLERVEPLLRMLKQLPADLAAAAGGHFGHVRIGFTGLAMATVLPAILREFQRLYPGVRVELNESPTSAQIPALLAGEIGCGFFHPDATVPGVHTRRILQERNGVLLPADHALVSRERLRVRDLEGVPLVLFPRSHNPGFYDRVLAACTAAGFSPRIAEEVWPRANAVGLVRAGLGATFMCPSEAQQLPPEVVFRALEGPAPESALVCGWLPDRVQEPALRAFVETVGTLASTA; this is translated from the coding sequence ATGCCCCGTGAGTATCAATTTGCGTTCGAACTTCGACACCTCGTTTACTTCCGCGAGGTGGCGCGCCAGCTCCACTTCAGGAAAGCGGCGGACGCGCTCGCGATCGCACAACCGGCGCTCAGTCGGCAAATCCGCCAACTGGAGGAAGCGATGGGCGCGGATCTGTTTCGGCGCAACAGCCGCTCGGTCGAATTGACTCCCGCCGGCGAAGCGCTGCTCGAGCGGGTCGAGCCGTTGCTCCGGATGCTGAAACAACTGCCGGCGGACCTCGCCGCTGCGGCGGGCGGACACTTCGGGCACGTGCGGATCGGCTTCACGGGACTGGCGATGGCCACGGTGTTGCCCGCGATTCTGCGCGAGTTTCAACGTCTGTATCCCGGCGTGCGCGTGGAGCTGAACGAATCACCGACGTCGGCGCAGATCCCGGCCTTGCTCGCAGGCGAGATCGGATGCGGGTTCTTCCATCCGGATGCGACGGTGCCGGGCGTGCACACGCGGCGGATCCTTCAGGAACGCAACGGCGTGTTGCTGCCGGCGGACCACGCGCTCGTGAGCCGCGAACGGCTGCGCGTGCGCGATCTCGAGGGCGTGCCGCTGGTGTTGTTTCCCCGCTCACACAATCCCGGGTTCTACGACAGGGTGCTCGCGGCGTGCACGGCGGCGGGATTTTCGCCGCGGATCGCCGAGGAGGTTTGGCCGCGAGCGAACGCGGTGGGACTCGTCCGAGCAGGCTTGGGCGCGACGTTCATGTGTCCGTCGGAGGCGCAACAGTTGCCGCCCGAGGTGGTGTTTCGCGCGCTGGAAGGCCCCGCCCCCGAGAGCGCGCTGGTGTGCGGTTGGCTGCCCGACCGCGTGCAGGAGCCGGCGCTGCGGGCTTTCGTGGAGACGGTCGGGACGCTCGCGAGCACCGCGTGA
- the leuD gene encoding 3-isopropylmalate dehydratase small subunit gives MALAKITEVRGRAVHVPGDDIDTDRIIPARFMKCVTFDGLGEFLFYDVRKNADGSDKPHPLNDPKHAGATVLVSGANFGCGSSREHAPQAIYRYGFRGVVAESFAEIFFGNCTTLGIPCFSVSRADREALAALLAADPQAEVTMDVEKLEVRCAGKTFKASLRDSAHKGLVTGQWDPIGELLEGAPQIAKVASGLAYV, from the coding sequence ATGGCTCTCGCAAAGATCACCGAAGTCCGCGGCCGCGCCGTGCACGTGCCCGGCGACGACATCGACACCGACCGCATCATCCCGGCCCGCTTCATGAAGTGCGTCACCTTCGACGGGCTCGGCGAATTCCTTTTCTACGACGTCCGCAAGAACGCCGACGGCTCCGACAAACCGCACCCGCTCAACGATCCGAAGCACGCCGGCGCGACCGTCCTGGTCTCGGGTGCCAACTTCGGGTGCGGCAGCTCGCGCGAACACGCCCCGCAGGCGATCTACCGTTACGGTTTCCGGGGGGTCGTCGCCGAGTCGTTCGCCGAGATCTTCTTCGGCAACTGCACCACGCTCGGTATACCGTGCTTCAGCGTCTCGCGCGCCGACCGTGAAGCCCTGGCCGCGCTCCTCGCCGCCGATCCGCAGGCGGAGGTGACGATGGACGTGGAGAAGCTCGAAGTGCGCTGTGCCGGCAAGACCTTCAAGGCCTCGCTCCGAGACTCCGCTCACAAGGGTTTGGTGACTGGTCAATGGGACCCGATCGGCGAACTGCTCGAGGGGGCGCCGCAGATCGCGAAAGTCGCCTCCGGTTTGGCCTACGTCTGA
- the leuC gene encoding 3-isopropylmalate dehydratase large subunit yields MGKTLFQKVWDAHAVRTLSNGQTQLFIGTHLIHEVTSPQAFGMLRDLGLKVAFPHRTFATVDHIVPTDQFAEPYRDPLAQAMMDELRKNCAEFGVTFFDRATGKQGIVHIVGPEQGITQPGTTIACGDSHTSTHGAFGAVAFGIGTTQIRDLLATQTMAIGPLKVRRIQVDGKLLPGVYAKDVILHIIRVLGVNGGTGYAYEYAGEIFDGFSMEERMTVCNMSIEGGARVGYVNPDETTFQYLKGRPYAPKAAEWEAAVTRWRSFASDPDATYDDVVHIRGEDIPPTVTWGINPGQGISIDENVPSVETASESEKASVAEALEYMKLEPGAPIKGTKIDVAFMGSCTNGRYSDFVEVARYLAGRKVAPGVKAIAVPGSQGVAAILKEKGIDRVFAEAGFEWREAGCSMCLAMNPDKLVGDQLCASSSNRNFKGRQGSPTGRTILMSPLMVAAAAVEGRVSDAREVFGIHELATA; encoded by the coding sequence ATGGGAAAGACGCTCTTCCAAAAAGTCTGGGACGCCCACGCGGTCCGCACGCTGTCCAACGGACAGACGCAGCTCTTCATCGGCACGCACCTCATCCACGAGGTCACCAGCCCGCAGGCGTTCGGGATGTTGCGCGACCTCGGCCTGAAGGTCGCCTTCCCGCACCGCACGTTCGCCACGGTCGACCACATCGTGCCGACCGACCAGTTCGCCGAGCCCTACCGTGATCCGCTTGCGCAGGCCATGATGGACGAGCTGCGGAAGAACTGCGCCGAATTCGGCGTCACCTTCTTCGACCGCGCCACGGGCAAGCAGGGCATCGTCCACATCGTCGGCCCCGAGCAGGGCATCACCCAACCCGGCACCACGATCGCCTGCGGCGACTCGCACACCTCGACGCACGGTGCGTTCGGCGCGGTCGCGTTCGGCATCGGCACGACTCAGATCCGCGACCTGCTCGCGACGCAGACCATGGCGATCGGTCCGCTCAAGGTCCGCCGCATCCAGGTGGACGGGAAACTCCTCCCCGGCGTCTACGCCAAGGACGTGATCCTCCACATCATCCGCGTCCTCGGCGTCAACGGTGGCACCGGCTACGCCTACGAATACGCCGGCGAGATCTTCGACGGCTTCTCGATGGAGGAGCGCATGACCGTCTGCAACATGTCCATCGAAGGCGGTGCTCGTGTCGGTTACGTCAATCCCGACGAGACGACGTTCCAATACCTGAAGGGGCGTCCCTACGCGCCGAAAGCCGCCGAGTGGGAGGCCGCCGTGACGCGCTGGAGGTCGTTCGCGAGCGATCCGGACGCGACCTACGACGACGTCGTCCACATCCGCGGCGAGGACATCCCGCCGACCGTCACGTGGGGCATCAACCCCGGCCAAGGCATCTCGATCGACGAAAACGTCCCGAGCGTGGAAACCGCCTCGGAGTCCGAGAAGGCCTCCGTCGCCGAAGCGCTCGAATACATGAAGCTCGAGCCGGGAGCCCCGATCAAGGGCACGAAGATCGACGTCGCCTTCATGGGCAGTTGCACCAACGGCCGCTACAGCGACTTCGTCGAGGTCGCGCGTTATCTCGCGGGCCGCAAGGTCGCTCCGGGCGTGAAGGCCATCGCCGTGCCTGGTTCGCAGGGTGTGGCTGCGATCTTGAAGGAAAAGGGCATCGACCGCGTCTTCGCCGAAGCGGGTTTCGAGTGGCGTGAGGCGGGTTGTTCCATGTGTCTGGCGATGAACCCCGACAAACTCGTCGGCGACCAACTCTGCGCCAGCTCCAGCAACCGCAATTTCAAGGGCCGCCAAGGCAGCCCGACCGGCCGCACGATCCTCATGAGCCCGCTCATGGTCGCCGCCGCCGCCGTCGAAGGCCGCGTGAGCGACGCCCGCGAGGTTTTCGGTATCCACGAACTGGCTACGGCCTGA
- a CDS encoding MbcA/ParS/Xre antitoxin family protein, which translates to MTALVQKETTAAGVHTPAAGRVALKGFFAIAEAWGLAAREQQILLGGIGRTTLAKYRKLPEVALARDLLERISYVFGIHKSLLILLGTQERASAWLRKPNRAVPFNGQAALERMLAGSVVDLAVVRDHLDAARG; encoded by the coding sequence ATGACAGCGCTCGTTCAGAAAGAAACCACCGCCGCCGGGGTCCATACACCTGCCGCGGGTCGAGTGGCGTTGAAGGGCTTTTTCGCCATCGCCGAAGCGTGGGGATTGGCGGCGCGGGAACAGCAGATTCTGCTCGGCGGTATCGGCAGGACGACCCTCGCAAAGTATCGGAAGCTCCCCGAAGTGGCGCTCGCGCGCGATCTGCTCGAACGCATTTCGTACGTCTTCGGTATCCACAAGTCGTTGCTCATCCTTCTCGGCACGCAGGAACGCGCGAGCGCGTGGCTCCGCAAACCCAACCGGGCGGTGCCGTTCAACGGACAGGCCGCGCTCGAGCGCATGCTGGCGGGAAGCGTGGTGGATTTGGCGGTCGTCCGCGATCATCTCGATGCGGCGCGCGGTTGA